Genomic DNA from Gimesia aquarii:
AAAACGTTGATAAGACTCATCCAGAATATGATCCCAGATTGCTCGTTCCCGTTTGGTGAGATTCCGAAACGGATTCAATGAGTCTTTGAATTCACCCGTTTTGAGTGGATCTGACACAACACCTACTTTTTCAGCCAGCCCACTCATATCAAAACGGGGAATAATCACTCCCAATGAACCGGTCCAGGTGGTCGGTTCTGCAAAGATGACTCCATCCTCACCGGCCCCCATTGCAATGTAATACCCTCCCGAAGCTGCCATCCGCTTCATGTAAACGAAAATCGGTTTCTTCTTGCTCAATTCAGATAGACGGTGATAGATTTGTTGACTATCGGCAACAAAACCTCCTGGACTGTCAATTTCCAGCAAGACACCTCTGACCTGATCATCTTCATGTGCTTTTTTGATCGATTTTAAAATTCGCTCGGTAAAAGGGGGCATGATTGTTCCTGAGACAGAAATAATGGCAATCTTTTCTGTCGCAAATCGATCACCAGCTTCAAATTGCTCAGTGGGACCACCGCTTGAGCTAAAATATTCCTGATACAAGGTATAAAAGCCCAAATTGAAGATCAGCGAGATCATTAAGAGTAAAACCAATCCACGTACCAGCCAACGACGTCTGGGGGGACCTTGTTTCTCACCCTGATGAGTGGTGACAATGCTCTTTGAAACAGGCTTCTGCTGAGGATCATCCATATGAGTAACTCTCTAATATTAAGGTGTTTCCTGTGGAGGAATGAGCTTCATTCATTGATTCCATCCTGAAATAGTACTGAACTCACCAACTTTAAAATAGGAAACCTGCAAACGATGGCAACCCTAGAGCAAGATTATCAATAAAAACGGTCGTTCGGGTTATTTCAAAGATCCCGGCGGAATCTACTCCTACAATCGACATAGGCATCAAAACAGGACCAGATTCACGACGATAGAAAACTCAGCAGGGCTAGTCTGCATAATTATGTCGATTATGCGGAACTAATCATTTGAAAGCAATATTCCGAATAAATGAAGACTCGTCAATACGAGAAAACATTCAGAATGCAACTTTATTGAGTGCTTCCTCATGGATTCCATTTGGTTAAGGCTCAAGACTCAGGAAGCAGGAGATTTCAGGAGATGAAGGCAGGAACAAGCTTCTCCGCTCGCGTTTTAATTTTCAGCGCGATTTCTGGCTTAATGCTAACGAATTTGAACTTACTGTCTGCGGATAAACCTTCCGTTAAAGTAAATTCAAAAAAAGTACAAAGCAAAAAACCAGCGCGGAACCCGCAAAGTACATTATTAGATGCCATTCAACGTGAAATGCATTCAGCACGTCGTGGCACAAAACCACGTGCCATTTTTCCAAAACAGGAAAAGAAAAATACACAGATACAACAAGTCGGTTTGACTTTGAATCCAAAATCATTATTTCAAAAAAGAAGCACTGGTTCTACAAAAAAGAAACCAGAACAGAAACGCCCAGTCATCGTTCGTGGTGGTCAAAAACCAACTGCTGCAAATCCGCAATATCAGACTGCAGTTCCACGACCTAATGCAAGGTCAGGCCAAAGTGAGATTCAACGCCAGTTGGAAGCGTTATACCGCCGAGATGGCCGGGTAATGCCTCCCATGCAGCTCAACGCTTTGCCTCAAACAGCCGGAGCCAATTCTGGCAGCGGACGGGGTGTTATCAATCAGTCTCAACCTTCAAACGTACAGACAACTCCTCAGAATATTGTGAAAACTCCATCTCAAAATCGTTTTCAGCAACCGAGTGAACAAAGAAAATGGTATGAAAAGTTCTTACCTAGAAAATCAAACCAAACCCCCAAGCGTCTTCAACAATCAAGTCAGATTGTCAAAAAAGCACCACTCAGTTCGCCAGTAACCAAAAAACCAGTTTCGCCGGCACAGCCTCAATTACCAGCTGCACCAGCTCCTGAAACTCAAACAGTTGTAACAACCCCACAAAAACCAGCTGAAAATAAAGCATCTGTTGCGAATACTGTAGCTCCATCGACTGAGAAACTGAGTGATGAAGAACTGGAAGAAGCAGCCAATGGGCTTGAAGAACAAAAAATAGCTGAAACGAAGGAAACCGATGAAACTCAGTTTGCTGAAGAAATAACAACAGAAACCAGTCCTGAAAACGTAGTTCTCGAAGATGAATTTAAGAATCTGTTTCCAGATATGTCTGAAGAAGCTGCCGATAATTTCGTCAAACCCAAGGCCGAAAAGAAAGAGAAGGAAGCAGTCAAAACTCCCTTCAGTGGTTTGGTGCTTGAAGAAGAAGGCTTGAAGAAGTCTGATGAAAAACAAAAAACAAAAACGACAACTCCTGAGAAGGAAGCGACTCCTCAGATTGCTAAGGAAGAGCCCAAAAAAGAATTTAATCCCTTTGAGCCGCAAACCACACCAGTAATTGAACCTGAAAAGAAAACCTCTTCAGATAAAAAAGTGGTCAAAAAAGAGTTGGAACTACCCGAAGAGAATCCATTTAAACCACAACCAGAACAAAAGAAGAAGACTCAACCGGCACCAATTCCCGCCAGTAAGATTGCGACCAGCGACTATCATGATCCGATTGAAAAGAAATTGGCACTCATTGCCAGTCGCGGCAATATTAAAGGTTTAAAGGGATTCTGCCCCGTTGCCTTACGAGAGAATCGACTTTTGGTCGACGCACGACCTGAATTCAGCTCTTCCTTTAAATCAATGAACTATCAGTTTGCTTCACTGGAGAACAAAGTGAAGTTTGACCGTGAACCTGCAAAATATGCTCCGGCTGCCGGAGGCAGTGACATCGTCCTGTTAGTTGATCATCAGGATGACAAAGAAGGGACTTTGGATTTTGCATCCTGGTACAAAGGTAGACTCTACTTGTTCAGTTCCAAAAGCAATATGGATCTATTCATGAAAACGCCGGCTCTCTATGTTGGTGTCGAATAATTTGTGAGCTTTGTTCCTGCTGCTCCTAGTTAGCTCCCGATAATTGATGTGATTATCGGGAGCTTTCTTTTTGAACCCCAAAGCTCATTTTGTTTCACCTGGCAGAGCGAACAGAAAACCAACGCGAAGAAACGATTGCTTCGCCTGCGATTAATAATTTCCGCCAGCGAGGTAATCCTGCTCGGGAAGAGTAAACATCGAAATCCATACGCTCAATTTCATTAAGAATGCCACCATAAATTCGGTACATGGCTCTTAATATCCCTTGTCCGGCAGGCGAGATATAATCAATCAGACGTTCCGAATTTTGGTAAAATTCTCGCGTCCTTTGCACCTCAAACTGCATTAAATCTTTAAAGCGTTCATCATAAATCTGTGCCTGGATATCGGAACGTGAGTAATTGAACTGCTCCAAATCATCCAAAGGCAAATACACTCGTCCCTGATCGACATCCTCTGTCAAATCGCGCAAAATATTTGTCATTTGAAACGCGAGTCCACATTCAATTCCCGCATCGAATGCACGGTCATCATGAAACCCCCAAATGTGTATACAACACAACCCCACAACGCCAGCAACGCGATAACAATATTCTGCTAATTCATCAAATGTCTGATAAGAAACGGGTTGTAAATCGGACTCGACACCTGTAATCACATCAAAAAAATAGTGTTCTGGAATTTCATAACGTTGAACGATATCGAGCAACGCGGGGAAGCAGGGATGGTAAAATTCATCTGAGAATTGCTTTCCATTTGCTAACGCCTGCTGGAGTTCTGATCGCCACTCCCTTAATGATGCGAGACGTTCCTCAAACGAACGTTGTGGATCATCACCCAAATCATCAACGTTTCTCATATAAGCATACAAGACGCACATCGCCCGGAACTGTTCTTTACGCAAAGCAAGAAATGAATAGTAGAAATTCCCTGCTGTCTGTTTTGCCAGTTGCTGGCAGTACGCATAAGAATGAGAAAGAGAGAGAGCGGTCATCGAATCTATCGGATCGTCGAAGAAGGTGCAGGATATCTAACAGACGTCAACCATGATAACCAGAGAACTCTCAAATGAAAATCCGTTTGTTTTCAAGTAGCGTCTCTTGATTCATTAAAAATTAAAGAAAATTCAACCCATGAAATAGGGTTTTTGCTCGTAAATAATACGGCGTTTCCTAAGGAGAAATAACAAAGATGAAGTCGATATTTCTACAGTAATTTTGCACCATTCACCCTAAAAATAGACAAAAAAGCGTATTTGCTGGCTCACTCTCTTGATGTAATGAAATGTAAAAACCACTCGAAAATCTTGAGAAATACGACCGTTCAGGCACGGCATATCCACACCCTCAGAAACTGTTGCAATTAATTTGCATTAGAGATTGACTTCCGCAAATCATTTGCAATAATGATTGCATTGTTACAAAATTTTATATCTTTATACCGACTAACGTCCCGGAGTTTAGAGATGAAGAGACTCAAGAAAACTCAGCGTGGCTTCACTTTGATTGAGCTTCTGGTGGTGATTGCAATCATCGCGATTCTGATTGCGTTGCTGTTACCGGCCGTACAACAGGCACGTGAAGCAGCCCGCCGCAGCACCTGCAAGAATAATTTAAAACAAATAGGGCTGGCACTTCATAATTATAATGAGACCCACAATATCTTACCTTCAGGTTGGATTGGCGTTGAACCCGGGGTTGGATCCAATGTTGAGTTTGGTAGCGGCTGGGGTTGGGGAACCATGGCTCTCCCTTATCTCGATCAATCACCTCTCTACAATCAAATCGACTTTAATCTCGATATTAATGATCCTGGTCAAACTGCTGGTCTAATCGATCAAATTTTACCAGCGTTCCGTTGCCCTTCTGATCCTGCCCCTAACACGTTTGAACTAGAAGAAGAGGGAAATCCAGGAAATGTTTTAGCGGTACTGGCGCTCGCTAATTACATTGGAGTCTTTGGAAGCGATGAATTAGATGACTGTGAGATTGTTCCCGCGGGCTCAGCCTGTCAAAGTACCGGGCTTTTCTTTCATAACAGTAACACACGCTTTCGCGATATTACCGACGGCCTCTCACAAACACTGTTTGTAGGTGAACGAAAAACAGACCCGAATTTCGGCTGGTATACTACTTGGGTCGGAGCCGTCCCTGAAGGCGAAGAAACGTTTGCTCGCGTCCTGGGGGCAACAGACCATACTCCTAACGACCCCGCTTCTCACTTCGATGACTTCAGCAGTAACCACACAGGTGGTGCCCAGTTTGTCTTCGGA
This window encodes:
- a CDS encoding phytoene/squalene synthase family protein, producing the protein MTALSLSHSYAYCQQLAKQTAGNFYYSFLALRKEQFRAMCVLYAYMRNVDDLGDDPQRSFEERLASLREWRSELQQALANGKQFSDEFYHPCFPALLDIVQRYEIPEHYFFDVITGVESDLQPVSYQTFDELAEYCYRVAGVVGLCCIHIWGFHDDRAFDAGIECGLAFQMTNILRDLTEDVDQGRVYLPLDDLEQFNYSRSDIQAQIYDERFKDLMQFEVQRTREFYQNSERLIDYISPAGQGILRAMYRIYGGILNEIERMDFDVYSSRAGLPRWRKLLIAGEAIVSSRWFSVRSAR
- a CDS encoding DUF1559 domain-containing protein — protein: MKRLKKTQRGFTLIELLVVIAIIAILIALLLPAVQQAREAARRSTCKNNLKQIGLALHNYNETHNILPSGWIGVEPGVGSNVEFGSGWGWGTMALPYLDQSPLYNQIDFNLDINDPGQTAGLIDQILPAFRCPSDPAPNTFELEEEGNPGNVLAVLALANYIGVFGSDELDDCEIVPAGSACQSTGLFFHNSNTRFRDITDGLSQTLFVGERKTDPNFGWYTTWVGAVPEGEETFARVLGATDHTPNDPASHFDDFSSNHTGGAQFVFGDGRVRFISENIDLGVYRALSSIRGGEVTDFD
- the sppA gene encoding signal peptide peptidase SppA → MDDPQQKPVSKSIVTTHQGEKQGPPRRRWLVRGLVLLLMISLIFNLGFYTLYQEYFSSSGGPTEQFEAGDRFATEKIAIISVSGTIMPPFTERILKSIKKAHEDDQVRGVLLEIDSPGGFVADSQQIYHRLSELSKKKPIFVYMKRMAASGGYYIAMGAGEDGVIFAEPTTWTGSLGVIIPRFDMSGLAEKVGVVSDPLKTGEFKDSLNPFRNLTKRERAIWDHILDESYQRFLNVITDNRKNLDYEQVKKLATGQIYPAADAKENGLIDEIGYQEDALARLQEKIGLKKVRVIKYNHPASLADILLGSAEASQVENRKQALLESTVPRAMYLASWLGDLPGWQ